The sequence TTTCACCGCTCACCCTAAACAAGAGTAAACAGACTGTTAGATTCTATCCTCCTCTATACTTACGTGCACTCTGTCAGAAAGTTTCATCTAATCATGTATTTTTTTTTGAGAACCCTTAAAGAGAAATTCTGCAAACTTCCGGACAGTCCTCATGAAACGTGAAAGGATGGAATATACGTTAAGTAGAGGAGTTTGTCCTTAGTGGACTTGCAGAAAGGTAGTGATGGATTTGAATAAATTTGAAGCCTTTATTCTGGGAATCATACAAGGTTTAACAGAGTTCCTTCCAATCTCAAGCACAGGTCACCTTTATCTCGGAAGGCTTACCTTTGGACTCCAGGAAGCTGGACTTTTCTTGGATACGATGCTTCATATCGGAACGTTGATCGCAGTTCTTGTTGTGTATCAAAAGGAACTTCTCTACATGTTGAGGCACCCCTTTAGTAAATTATCATGGATACTCATCATTGGGACCATCCCGGCTGTGATCGTGGGCTTTTTGTTCGAAGATTTCTTTGACTCAATCTCAAAGACGGGTTCCACGATCGGATGGGAGTTTCTTGCAACGGGATGTATTATGTATTTTGCAGATGGAGTGAGAAATGGCTATAAAAAACTCGATGACCTTTCTTACACAGATGCAGTGGTGATCGGGAGCTTTCAAGCAGCAGCCATCTTCCCGGCGTTATCAAGGTCAGGATTAACCATTGCGGCAGGCTTATTCAGGAAGCTTGACAGGGAAACGGCGGCTTATTTTTCCTTCCTTCTATCTACCCCAGCCATACTTGGTGGAATCGTGCTACAAGGGAAAGAAATGATGGGAGGAACTGTTGAAGCGATCTCTTTTTCAAGTTTAGCCATCGGAACAGTAAGTGCCGCAGTATTCGGATACTTTGCTATCCTTACGATGGTTAATTTTTTGAAAAAGCACTCCCTTAAAATTTTCTCCTACTATGTGTGGGCTCTGGGGCTCTTGATTCTCTTTCTTCAATACTCTGGGATTATGTAGGAGGAACACGATGAACCATGAATCGATCGTACAAATCTTGACACAATTAACTGATTTGGGTTACGCGGGAATCGCACTTGCACTCATGATAGAAGTGATTCCAAGCGAGCTTGTATTAAGCTATGCAGGCTTTATGGTGAATGCCGGTAAACTCTCCTTCATTGGAGCGTTCCTTAGCGGGGTCATCGGGGGCACACTTGCACAACTATTTCTCTATTGGCTTGGCTACTATGGTGGCCGCCCCTTCTTTGAAAAATATGGAAGGTATCTACTTATTCAGCAAAAGCATTTGACGGCTGCTGAAACGTGGTTTGATAAGCATGGTACCATCGTCATTTTCACCGCTCGATTTATTCCGATTGTCCGTCACGCCATTAGTATTCCGGCTGGCATCACCCGAATGCCTCTTTCTACATTTAGTCTTTATACCTTTGCAGCCATGCTTCCCTGGACATTATTGTTTATGGTCATCGGGATGGAGCTGGGTACTCACTGGGAGCACATTGAAGTAATCGGAGTACGCTATATTAAGCCTTTGAGTTTCATTGCAGTAGTTGGAACAGTTCTCTATCTATTTTTTTCCTATTGGAGAAACAAAAGGAAGGATTAACTTCTTTTTTTCCATGAAATTGTTTAAAATAAGAAGGAATAAAGACCCACGAAAGGATTACCTATGAATTCGATACTATTAAAGAACGCAACCATATACCCCATCACATCCAAGCCCATTCAAAAAGGTTCTGTACTCATAGAAGACGGAAAAATCAAACAGATTCACTCACAAAGCATAGAGTCCTTCACCGATGCTTCAGTGTATGATTGCCAGGGGAAATTTCTCTTCCCGGGCTTCATCGACTCCCATACCCACTTAGGGTTGTATGACGAAGGCACCGGTTGGGCAGGAAATGATGCCAATGAAACCATTGAGCCAATGACGCCTCATATCAGGGCTTTTGACGGCGTATATCCATTAGATCCCGGTTTTAAAGATGCTCTGAAGTACGGTGTCACAACAGTTAATGTCATGCCTGGGAGCGCAAATGTAATCGGTGGAACGACTTCTGTGATCAAAACCTATGGATCAACGATTCGATCGATGCTGATTAAGGAAACGTCCGGATTGAAAATCGCCCTTGGGGAGAACCCGAAACGGATTCATAGTAATGGAAACAACGATTCCATTACGAGAATGGGCATTATGGGAATGCTTAGAGAAGCATTTTTCTCAGCCAAATATTGTGATCAACCCGAAGATCTCAGAGTTGCACCTTTAGTATCTGCATTAAAACGTGAAATCCCTGTTCGGATACACGCTCACCGTGCAGATGATATCCTGTCTGCGGTCCGGTTTGCCGACGAGTTCAATTTGGATTTACGCATCGAGCATTGTACAGAAGGTCATCTCATTTCTGAAGAATTTTATGGTAAAAATTTAAAGGTTTCAGTAGGGCCAACCTTTACAAGAAGATCCAAAGTAGAGCTAAAAAACAAAAGCTGGATCACGTATCAAAAATTGACGGAAGCTGGTGTCGAAGTGTCCATTACGACCGACCACCCGTACACTCCGATTCAGTACTTAAATATGTGCGCGGCTATCGCTGTTCGGGAAGGGCTGGACGAACATAAAGCCCTTGAGGGAATCACCATCCTCCCTGCCAGAAACCTTGGTGTATCTGACCGCATCGGTAGTATAGAGGTAAACAAGGATGCCGATTTAGTACTATGGAGCCACCATCCATTTCATTTTATGGCCAAGCCGATTGTAACCTTGGTGAATGGAGAAGTCGCTTATCAAAGTGTGTAGAAATTTGTTAAAAATTTTCATCAAAATTTAGCATTTTACCTATTTCCTTTTTGAGATATTTCGTATATGATACAAATGGATAATATATTTCCGGTTACAAAGACGCGATCAATTCTTATATTGAGCGACTGTAATGAAGGGAAGGCAAAAGGTGCGCCACCAGTTTCTTGACTGGTCTTAGTGGGTTCGATTCCCACCCCGAAATTTTTTAGTTACCATTTAAAAATTTCGAGGGTGGGATCGTACGCAAGTAGACTGCCCTCAAGGAGGGTCTACTATGATCAAGAAACGTGAATTACATGAGTGTCATGAGCTCTATGACCTGATGGTGCACCCGGATGTCTTCCCTTTCGTGCGTCAAAAAGCTCATTCCTATGAGGAGCTTCTCTTCTTAACGAAACAAACGATTGAAGCTGAGGAGCGTGGAGAACTCATTTCCCGTACGATTTTGGACGAATGGGGCAACCCGATCGGAACGATAAACTTATTTGATATTCAAGAAAATGCTGGGTTCCTGGGAACCTGGATTGGCAAACCCTATCATGGAAAAGGATACAATCAACCAGCCAAAGATGCATTCTTCGCTGAACTTTTCTTCGAATTAGGAATGGAAACCATATTCATGAGAATCCGCAAAGTGAATACCCGCTCCCAAAAAGCAGCAGAAAAACTTCCATATGTACTAAAAGCGAACGAAACAAGAAAATCTCTTTACGAACAATTAAATGCTCAAGAAGAGGTATATGATTTATATGAAATCCCCAAAGACTTATACACACTTTATTTATATCAGCTTCAACCTTCCCAAGAAGAAGATCAAGCTTTGGAAGCTTAGGATAAAAACCGATTTCCCTATGAGGAAATCGGTTTTTTGTTTTAAAAACAATCCATATAAGTTCCCCCTCTCTTTCTTCATACATAAATTCAAGTTACATCCGGGAAAGATATAGTGAAGAAAAAGGTTTATAGGAGGGCTTTCACAATGCCTATTCGAATTATTTTAGTCGTACTATCTTGGGGAAGCCTGCTGTTTCTCAAGAAGGAAACCATCATACGCTTTTCTCCCTCTGCGATTTTAGTGAGCTTCATTCTAACAACCATCACATTATGTAACTCGGTTCTAAAGTTTTGGGAGATTCGAGGAAGCAAACAAGAAAAATTGCTTGGTGATTTATCGTTTATTCTGGGTCCGTTCCTTTCTGCTACACTTTGGGTTTTCAGATTAACCTATAGATCCTTTCCACTCTATATGCTCTTAAACCTCTCCATTAATTATATATTTGCCTATCCCCTTACCTCATTTTTCGAGAATAAAGGCATATATAAATTAAAACGGATGAAGAACCATTATATGTACATGCTTACGATCAGCTATTCTATCATTATTTATTGGTATCAATCCCTTATCGAAAATAAATTCATGAACAAGAATGAAGACTTATCCTCTCAGAGATTCAGCGAGAAAACGAACGATATCATCGCAGAAAAATTATTATAGCTCACAAAAAAGGAGCTGCTGATAGTTGACAGCTTATCTTCATTCCAAAAGATAAGCACACACTAACAGGCAGCTCCCATTTTTTATTTCTTTTTCGCTACTTTCTCGAAATACAGATTCCTTACAACATAGGTTTTATAGTTTTCCAATTTTCTTTTTTCTAACGGATGATGACTGATTCCCATCTTTTTAAGCTCCTGAAGGTACCACCCTTTTGAAAATTGATAAGCCATTGTCCTTCTCCCCTTCAACCATTTATATACTATATGCTTAAAGGAGGGTACCATGACTTATTATCGGGACATTGATGAAAGTTCCTCATACATGTCTTGTATGGTATAGGCTTTTTGACTTTTTTCCATGTTGTGGATATAGGTATCTCTGTTTTCCTTTAACTCATTAACTTTCTTGAGGAAGCTCTCTTCGGTTAGCTCTTCTTCTTCAAGTTTTAATGCATAACCATGCTTTACGAAGCTGTTAGCGTTTAGGATTTGATCTCCACGGCTCGCTTCTCTTGATAGGGGGATCAGTAACATTGGTTTTTTCAACGCAAGAAATTCAAAGATCGAATTAGATCCTGCACGTGAGATCACATAATCCGTCATCGCTAAATAGTGAGGAAGATCACCTTTTATGAATTCATATTGCCGGTACCCTTTTTGGGTATAGGTTTCTTCGATATTCCCCTTCCCACAAATGTGGATGATTTGGAAATGGGAAAGGAGTTCATTCAGGTTCCCTCTTACCGCTTCGTTAATTTTTCTTGCACCAAGACTTCCACCCATAATCATCAATACAGGCTTGTCTTCATAATACCCGGTTAAACGTTTTCCTTCACTTGCATCTCCTGTAAACAGCTCTTCACGAATGATCGCTCCTGCACATAATGATTTATCACTTGGAAGTGATTGAACCGTTTCAGGAAAAGTGGTGAAGATTTTGGTGGCAAAAGGAACCGCTAATTTGTTCGCAAGTCCCGGTGTTACATCCGATTCATGAATCGCTACAGGAACCTTTGCAATCTTAGCAGCCATGACGACGGGAACGGAAACAAATCCCCCTTTTGAAAAGATGATGTCTGGTTTCGTCTTACGAATGACGTTTAAAGCATCAAACACACCTTTCATCACTCGAAATGGATCTGAAAAGTTTTTCCATGAAAAATACCTTCGGAGCTTTCCGCTTGAGATGCTTTCATAAGGAATATGGGGAAATTGTTCTGTTATGATTTCCTTTTCGATTCCGTCTTCTGATCCTATATACGTTATCTTCCATCCTTCTTTTTCAAAGTGTGGAATCAATGCTGTATTAACCGTAACGTGGCCTGCTGATCCGCCGCCTGTAAATAAAATGCGTTTACTCATATGTATAAACTCCTAACTTGATTTTCTACTAACCTTATCTTTCATCATTATACACTTTACCAAAAATGTCTGGAGGATAGAACTACGAAAATTTGACAAAAGAATAGGCTCCGTCAACCGGAACCCTTTCAATCTCTGCAACAAACGTGTTGAACGTTGTAATGATTTAATTTAATTAGATAAGACCTTATCTCTTTTCAATATATAATTGGCTACATTTCTTCCGCTGATTGTAACCATTGGAGATCCTCCACCCGGATGAGTCGTTCCTCCAACATAGAAGAGGTGTTCAATGTCCTTGCTAACGTTGGAAGGGCGAAGAAACGCTTCTGTCATCCGGTGGGAAGCCAGGCCATAAAGGGAGCCTTTATAGGCAGAGAATTTGTGTTTGATCGTATTCGGCGTGAATACCCTCTCTACTTCTAATGAGTTCCGAATTGGCAGCCCCTTTTCTTCTAATTTCTGATAAATCTTCTCTTTATACGCCTCGGCTTGTTCATCAGTCACCTCGACGGCTGGAGCATTCACAAGAATAAATAAATTACTTCCCTTGGTGATGTTAGGATCTGTGGCAGCTGAATGGCTAATATAGATGGTCGGGTCACTGGGCAGCTCTTTCTTCATGAAA is a genomic window of Rossellomorea sp. y25 containing:
- a CDS encoding DedA family protein — its product is MNHESIVQILTQLTDLGYAGIALALMIEVIPSELVLSYAGFMVNAGKLSFIGAFLSGVIGGTLAQLFLYWLGYYGGRPFFEKYGRYLLIQQKHLTAAETWFDKHGTIVIFTARFIPIVRHAISIPAGITRMPLSTFSLYTFAAMLPWTLLFMVIGMELGTHWEHIEVIGVRYIKPLSFIAVVGTVLYLFFSYWRNKRKD
- a CDS encoding DUF2639 domain-containing protein codes for the protein MAYQFSKGWYLQELKKMGISHHPLEKRKLENYKTYVVRNLYFEKVAKKK
- a CDS encoding GNAT family N-acetyltransferase; the encoded protein is MIKKRELHECHELYDLMVHPDVFPFVRQKAHSYEELLFLTKQTIEAEERGELISRTILDEWGNPIGTINLFDIQENAGFLGTWIGKPYHGKGYNQPAKDAFFAELFFELGMETIFMRIRKVNTRSQKAAEKLPYVLKANETRKSLYEQLNAQEEVYDLYEIPKDLYTLYLYQLQPSQEEDQALEA
- a CDS encoding undecaprenyldiphospho-muramoylpentapeptide beta-N-acetylglucosaminyltransferase is translated as MSKRILFTGGGSAGHVTVNTALIPHFEKEGWKITYIGSEDGIEKEIITEQFPHIPYESISSGKLRRYFSWKNFSDPFRVMKGVFDALNVIRKTKPDIIFSKGGFVSVPVVMAAKIAKVPVAIHESDVTPGLANKLAVPFATKIFTTFPETVQSLPSDKSLCAGAIIREELFTGDASEGKRLTGYYEDKPVLMIMGGSLGARKINEAVRGNLNELLSHFQIIHICGKGNIEETYTQKGYRQYEFIKGDLPHYLAMTDYVISRAGSNSIFEFLALKKPMLLIPLSREASRGDQILNANSFVKHGYALKLEEEELTEESFLKKVNELKENRDTYIHNMEKSQKAYTIQDMYEELSSMSR
- a CDS encoding undecaprenyl-diphosphate phosphatase; protein product: MNKFEAFILGIIQGLTEFLPISSTGHLYLGRLTFGLQEAGLFLDTMLHIGTLIAVLVVYQKELLYMLRHPFSKLSWILIIGTIPAVIVGFLFEDFFDSISKTGSTIGWEFLATGCIMYFADGVRNGYKKLDDLSYTDAVVIGSFQAAAIFPALSRSGLTIAAGLFRKLDRETAAYFSFLLSTPAILGGIVLQGKEMMGGTVEAISFSSLAIGTVSAAVFGYFAILTMVNFLKKHSLKIFSYYVWALGLLILFLQYSGIM
- a CDS encoding amidohydrolase, with product MNSILLKNATIYPITSKPIQKGSVLIEDGKIKQIHSQSIESFTDASVYDCQGKFLFPGFIDSHTHLGLYDEGTGWAGNDANETIEPMTPHIRAFDGVYPLDPGFKDALKYGVTTVNVMPGSANVIGGTTSVIKTYGSTIRSMLIKETSGLKIALGENPKRIHSNGNNDSITRMGIMGMLREAFFSAKYCDQPEDLRVAPLVSALKREIPVRIHAHRADDILSAVRFADEFNLDLRIEHCTEGHLISEEFYGKNLKVSVGPTFTRRSKVELKNKSWITYQKLTEAGVEVSITTDHPYTPIQYLNMCAAIAVREGLDEHKALEGITILPARNLGVSDRIGSIEVNKDADLVLWSHHPFHFMAKPIVTLVNGEVAYQSV